CAACAGGAATAGTTGAAAGTGAAATTAAGAGTTGAGAAGTGGACACCCATGATATAGCTTTGTCCATCTCAGTCTTCAACATTATCCATGGCATGGGTAGAAGATGAAATGAATTTTCAATCACACTCCATAGGTATGAGGAGAATCGATCTAGGCCTTTTGAATTGGCTAAGTCACCAGATTTGTTGGTTGATTAGAACTCGCTAACTCAAGTAAAGGATTCAGCTAttacaaacaaaaaattattggCACTCATGCATCTAttaaaaatttaccaaaaaaattaaacatcTATTAAAAAGATTTGCACACCTCATGCCCACCCTTGGGACTAGAAATACATATAGAACATCATAGGTTTTGAGATATTATATTAAAAGTCAATAGAAAtagttgaaattgaaattaagtGTTGGACAGTGGACACCCATGATATAGCTTTGTACATCTCAATCTTCAACATTATGCATGGCATGGGTAGAAGATGAAATGAATTTTCAATCACACTCCTTTCAGGGAGTGGTAAGGGAGATGCAAGGGCTAGGCCAAgccagagagaagaagaagaagaaacaagaagacaaGGTCAGGCTGGTCCGGGCCGAGCTCAGCCCAAGGCCTTACTCCTAGCCTGGGTTGGGCTCAATCCAAGGTCTCAACCCTAGCCCGGCCTGGACTGACGGAAAAAACTTTCAGTCCTGACTTCCCCTCATGGCTAGGGTATCTCAGGCCAAGCCAAGGTGGGCTCGGGCCGacagagccaaacttgcacccctaccttcaatgctttgttttgcCATGTGGTAAATTCAATTTGGTcagaaatttgacatgtggtaaAGGATCTAGGGTATACTtattgttatgtgcctaatggggcccactctagtgtatgagcgctagattgggccagcctagtatgggataggttaaagggcttgatttaacgcatttcatcagctctggagcttttggcgtatcgatGAAGTACCTGACATTTGATATCAGAGCCGGGCACCatgtcacgggttcgagtcatAGAAATGGCTACATAGAAtagagtgaaagccgtcaagaaacGGCTACTTCCCACCAGGCAAAAAACTTGGAGCAAAGTGGAGccgcttggaaagggctacAACCGCAAGAGTGAAAGCTGGCTAGAGTGAGAGCCTCCGAGGATGATGGCTGCGGAAGCGTGGTGgcctgttatgtgcctaatggggcccactctagtgtatgggtgctagattgggccagcttagtatgagataggttaaagggcttgatttaacatgTTTCATTAGCTCTAGAGCTTTTGGcatatcgatcaagtacctaacactTATCCACCAATCCTATCTGACTACTATGTGGGACACAACTGGATATAACATCCACATAATGAAATGTGGATGACCATGTACATATCCTTACTCCTTCAATTGGATATTTGGTTTCATTGAATGAATTATTTTCTTAGTACACATAAAGCATTGTGATAGAATATTACTAATGtctttttcatataaaaaaatatgggaaaatgaaTGCTACTTGATAGTGTGGCTCTTATGTTTAGACAAATTGAGGAGCGTGTGAAAGTACTGTCTTTCCCCCTATGAAATTAAAAATGgcatctatgttgatgtccCTCCGtgtactctcattggcctcCGAGCTGGTGTAGGTGCTACAAGGTCAACCATGATTTCTtacccaaaaatatatatagaaagaATTTTAGTTATATAAAACATTATTACCATGTCAAATAAATTATAACGTACATGTCCAATTATAGTGATAAATGGATTCTTATCCAATTATTGAGCTAAATGATAGGTATAAACTATAATGAGAAGATATTTTTGCATACAAATAGAGGTCTCCATGAGACACTTAATTATCCATTGATATCCCCCAGAGGCTATACAGTATATTTTATCTAATAAATAGTATACTTCAATAATTTTTGAATTGATTTTGTCACTTCCACCATGTTTGTTATTGTCTATCACAAGTTAAATATATTAAAACttatgttaccaaaaaaaattatatattaaaacttaaaactaaTTGTATATCTTGTCTATTTCATCATTTAGTCATGCATTAATTGATATTCCAATCCTATCCTACCACATctcaataattaaattaaaatgtaaTTGTCATACTCTCCTAGATGGGATTGAGCATTAGATTGTTCAAGTCTAATGCAATTCCAAACGATCCCAACACCTTATTTGATGATTAGACCTTCAATCTTTATTGGAGTGGTGGTAATTGTAGACAAACTGATGAAGTTGAAGATGACCGGTAACCAAGGGTTGAAGAATGATCAGAATCTGGTTTTTGACATTGGAAGATTCCTTGGTTTCCCGAGCATGGTGCAACAGCCAACAGCCAAAGGATACTGAAGTTCCAGGCAGGAGTTATGCAATGGTGGCGCGGCCTAGGCTACCGGAGATTGAGAGTTTGTCGGCTCCAGTTTGAGATGGGACGCTTACTAGAATCAAGATTCCTCAGGCGGCTTATGTGGAGCAGTTGAACACGCTGAAATTTGCTCTGCTGGGTAGGCTTAACTTCAGATTCACCACGATGGATAGAGTTCGTGAAGCATCGAGGAATTGGGGTTTGAAAGAGGGGGTATCCATGAAGTCCCTAGGAAGAGGGTTTATTATCTTCCGTTTTCACAATTCGGAGGATATGATGTGCACTTGGAGGAGAAGCCCCATTCGAGTTGATGGACAAGCACTGAGGTTCCAGCAATGGAGAAAGGATTTTGTGGTGGATGATCAAGCCATAACCAATAGGCTAACATGGATTCAGCTTCCTGGCCTTCCGCAAGAATATTGGCACGAAGACATCATTCTGTCGATTACAAAGGCGGTAGGGAGACCCATTGCCATCGATAGAAGAACGAAGAATTCTTACTTTGGGCATTATGCTAGAGTTTGCGTGGATGTAGATGATGTTGTGCCTCGGGTTGACGAAGTGTATGTTGAACGGGAACAAGAGGGGACATTGGAGATGTATGTCTTCAAGCAAAAAGTTGAGTACGAGGAACTGCCAACGAGATGTCGTCGTTGTAGGCGCTATGGGCATCGAGACGATAATTGCAAGCAACGTCAGATGGAAGCAACTGACGATGTAGCTGCTGCCATGAACGAGGACAGACTTGTTCACGAACCTGCTCACCAGCAGGTATGGCATCCCAGGGAATCTCCGGCGGCGGCAAGTGCAAGCGCAGGGAGAGAGTCAGAGAAGGAGGAAGCTGAGTTGGAGATGGACTCTACCTGGAAGAAGCAAGCGAAACAGCTGGGATTTCCTACAATAGGGGAGCGAATTTAGGAGTTTGAAAGTAATACGCAAGCTGAAACGGTTTCTACTTCAAACACGGTGGAGTTGGCTGGTCTTTCATTATCGCATGTGGCAGAAACACCGTTATTGCATGTGGCCGAATCTCCTCTATTGTATGTGTCTGATTCGTTGAGAGAGGACCTTTCCTCACGGTCTGGGTCGTTAGAACAGCTGGTTCCTTGGAACCATTACAACCCTCTCCCATCCAGGTGGAGTGCCTTGATAATGGGAGGACAGCCGTGGTAATTCATTCGGAGCAGTCTCAAGAGAATTCGGCTGAAGGGTCTGATGAGCCTTTTATGCAAGCGCCACAAAAGCACCAGCAAAGGGAGAAGCATATTGAAAAAACAAACATCATTGCTGGTtcgagaaggagaagaaagggtgCGCTAGAATCAACCTCTGTTGCGCAAAGTCTCGATCAACAACGTGGTGCTGGAACTCAGTGCCAGGAGCTTTCAACTGAATTTTAGTTATGCGCTGCCTCTTTTGGAACATATGGGGGGTGGGAAATAGTAGAGCTCGAGCACATTTACGAGCTATTGTAAAGGAGCAGAATCTGGATATTTTATGTCTAGCAAAGCCTAAGATTGTAATTGATAAATTTCCTAGCagatttttctcttctctggGTATGTATGCAGATCTTATATCTAATGGGCGAGAAGAGGGACCTGATAATATTTGGTGCTTATGGAAGATGGGAGTGCGTCGTCCAGAGGTGGTGATGAAATCGGATCAACATATTTCCTTGAAGATAGACATAAATGGAGTGAGCAATATTATATCAGTGATTCATGCGAACTGTTTCAGAGCAACTAGAAGGCAGCTGTGGATGGATCTGATTTCTTTAGCAGGTATGGCTAGCCCTTGGCTAGTAATTGGTGAGTTTAATACTTACCTATATGCAGGATAAAAAAGAGGACCAGGGCGCTTTAACATAGGCTCGGCAGAGGACTTTACAGCAATGATAGAAGCAGCAAAACTGATGCCAGTTCACTCCATTGGTAAGAAATTTACTTGGACGAACAATAGGATGGTGGGGAATGTGCAAGCAGTCCTTGACCGAAGTTTCTGCAATGAGGTATGGTCCCATCACTATGCAGCCATGCAGGGACAGTCCAACGAGCCCTAGTCCGTGGTACGTTAGATCACACTCCGTTAGTTGTTTACTGTGAATCTGTGCCTCGGCCTACACATGTACCCTTTCGCATGCAAAGATTCTGGGCAGAGCATACGGACTTTAGAAAAGTAGTGCAAAACTCTTGAGGGGAACCGATCAGGGGCGCTCCAATTTTTATGGTGCAGGCCAAATTAAAAAGACTTAAAGGTCTATTGAGGGAGTGGGCTAGACAGACATTTCCACATGTAGACCATGAAATCAGTTGATCAAAAGATGAGCTTAATCAAGTGCAACAACTCTTAGATGATGAGGGTTTCTCTGAAGCATTATTTGAGAGAGAGGTACAAGCTCGACAAGGCTATACCAAAGCTCTTGAACTGCAGCAAAAATTATGGGGGGGGGAAATCAAGAGAAAAATGGAAGAAGTCTGGAGATTGGTGCTCAAAATATTTCCATCTGTCTACCAGAATGAGGCGAGCCAAAAATGCTATTAGAGATATAATTAAAGAAGATGGATCGACTTTGACTGCTCCGAACGAAATTGGAGATCACCCTGTAGCTCACTTTGAAAATTTCTTCAAGAGTGGAGGAAGGAGTAGCGATGATTCGCTTCTTTCGGTTATCCCATCCCTAATAACAGAGGAGGAGAATGCCATGCTGGCTGGTATACCATCACATGATGAAATTAAAGCACCTATCTTTGATCTAGACCCAGTCAGTGCCCCTGGTCCAGATGGTTACCCGGGCACCTTTTTCAGGGTATGTTGGGATATTATTAGCATGGACGTGTGTAGAGGAGTACgttcaaaatttttttagaGAAGGAATTGTCACTAAGGGGGTAAACTGTAATTTTATGAGCCTGATTCCAAAGGTAAAGAATGCCAAAAGGGTGGGGCAGTTCCGACCTCTCTGCATGgggaattttttctttaaaattatcCCTAAAATTATGGCGGTCAGGTTAGCCTCCATTCTCCACAAGATCATATCTCAGGAGCAAGGGGCATTCCAGAAAGGCAGgtttatttttgaaaacattgGTGTGGCTTTAGAGCTCACAAATTTGATGGATGTAAAGTGCAGACGAGGAGGGATGGCCTTGAAGCTAGACATCCAGAAGGCTTTCGATACGTTGGAGTGGAGCTTTTTGTTCGATGTCCTCAGAGCTTTTGGCTTCTCACAATTGTGGATTCATTGGATTCACCAAATTCTACAGTCAACTCGAATTTCAATTCTAATAAATGGGGGCCCAGTCGGCTTTTTTGGGATGGAACGTGGCTTACGTCAAGGAGATCCTCTATCCCTTCTTCTGTTTATCATTGCGGAGGAAGTTCTTTGCAGGGGTTTAACGGATCTGCGGCAGAAGGGATTGCTTAATGCTCTTCCTGGACCAAGACAGGTGATTTCCCCAACCCACCTCTTTTATGCTGATGacctatttatatttatgaaggCAGAGCTACCTAATGTAAGGCGAGTCAAGCACTTCCTGGAGGCCTATGGTGACTGCTCAGGTCAAGTAATAAACCTTTCGaaaagcaaatttttttttggaagagtCACAGCAACTAGAAGAAGAATAGTGCAATCAGTGCTTCAAATTCTAGCTTGTGCCTTCCCAACAAGGTATCTAGGAGTTCTGCTTATGAAGGGCAGAGTGAAACGTGATATGGTACAGCCGATGGTGGATCAATTCAAGAAAAGATTGGCGTCTTGGAAGGGGCGACTACTGTCTATGGCAGGGAGAATTGAACTGGTACGCACAGTTCTGAGTAGTGTGCCAGTTCATAACTTTTCAGTGTATCTTTGGCCGACAAATGCAATAGAAACTATGGAAAGATGGATGCGCAATTTTATCAGGTCAGGAGATGCAGACAGCTCTAGGGCTATTACTCTTAGTTGGGAAAAGCTGTGTAAgcccaagaaggaaggaggtttG
The nucleotide sequence above comes from Telopea speciosissima isolate NSW1024214 ecotype Mountain lineage chromosome 3, Tspe_v1, whole genome shotgun sequence. Encoded proteins:
- the LOC122655038 gene encoding uncharacterized protein LOC122655038 — protein: MDRVREASRNWGLKEGVSMKSLGRGFIIFRFHNSEDMMCTWRRSPIRVDGQALRFQQWRKDFVVDDQAITNRLTWIQLPGLPQEYWHEDIILSITKAVGRPIAIDRRTKNSYFGHYARVCVDVDDVVPRVDEVYVEREQEGTLEMYVFKQKVEYEELPTRCRRCRRYGHRDDNCKQRQMEATDDVAAAMNEDRLVHEPAHQQVWHPRESPAAASASAGRESEKEEAELEMDSTWKKQAKQLGFPTIGERI